In Prunus dulcis chromosome 1, ALMONDv2, whole genome shotgun sequence, the following are encoded in one genomic region:
- the LOC117614824 gene encoding adenylate isopentenyltransferase-like, with protein sequence MTLHPFPTHSHHHYSNLNFNLYSYISRFHLLPPVNHLCPTTPSHHHPLPHNKPRRWAHMASGPTTPRQRQQQQQRKDKLLIIMGATGAGKSRLSLDLATRFPSFEIVNSDKMQLYAGLDITTNKLPIPDRLGVPHHLLGEFDPRHGDFTPSQFRAVAGQAISSITNRRKVPMLVGGSNSFIHALLVDRFEPGSNVFEPGFNGSVSSELRYNCCFLWVDVSLAVLTEYLCKRVDEMLDSGMLDELAEFCDPDRQDEDESTASQTALRKAIGVPEFTRYFKRYPPQGRGGEGDDRERRGAYEEAVRAIKDNTCQLAKRQIGKILRLKGGGWELQRLDATDAFRAVVATTSSDEDDGKRWSEIWERQVVKTSVKVVKRFLEE encoded by the coding sequence ATGACACTTCATCCCTTCCCAACTCACTCCCACCACCATTATTCTAAtctcaatttcaatttatattCTTACATCTCTCGTTTCCACTTGTTACCGCCGGTCAACCACCTCTGCCCTACCACTCCTTCCCATCATCATCCTCTCCCCCACAACAAGCCCCGCCGCTGGGCCCACATGGCCTCCGGCCCCACCACCCCACGCCAACGacaacagcaacaacagcGCAAGGACAAGCTTCTCATTATCATGGGCGCCACAGGCGCTGGCAAGTCCCGCCTCTCCCTCGACCTCGCCACCCGCTTCCCTTCCTTCGAAATCGTCAACTCCGACAAAATGCAACTCTACGCCGGCCTCGACATCACCACCAACAAGCTTCCCATCCCCGACCGCCTCGGCGTCCCCCACCATCTCCTCGGCGAGTTCGACCCTCGCCACGGCGATTTTACTCCCTCCCAATTCCGCGCAGTCGCCGGTCAAGCCATTTCCAGCATTACGAATCGAAGGAAGGTGCCGATGCTCGTCGGCGGCTCCAACTCCTTCATTCATGCGCTCCTCGTGGACCGGTTCGAACCGGGCTCCAATGTCTTCGAACCGGGTTTCAATGGCTCTGTCTCTTCCGAGCTCAGGTATAATTGCTGTTTTCTGTGGGTGGACGTGTCGTTGGCGGTCTTGACGGAGTACTTGTGCAAGCGAGTGGACGAAATGCTCGACTCTGGGATGTTGGACGAGTTGGCCGAGTTCTGCGACCCGGATCGCCAGGACGAAGACGAATCGACGGCGAGTCAGACAGCGTTGAGAAAGGCGATTGGGGTTCCCGAGTTCACTAGGTATTTTAAAAGGTATCCACCGCAGGGGAGAGGCGGGGAGGGTGATGATCGGGAGCGGAGGGGAGCATACGAAGAGGCGGTGAGGGCGATCAAGGACAACACGTGTCAGCTGGCGAAGAGGCAGATAGGTAAGATCCTACGGCTGAAGGGAGGAGGGTGGGAACTACAGAGGCTAGATGCAACGGACGCATTTAGGGCGGTGGTTGCGACGACGTCGTCGGATGAGGACGACGGAAAGAGGTGGTCAGAGATATGGGAGAGGCAGGTTGTCAAAACGAGCGTGAAGGTTGTGAAGCGCTTCTTGGAGGAGTAG